AGCGAGAAGCTCGTAAAGGCCGGCCTCGCTAGAGATGCGGAGTTCCTTGGGCTGGAGCTTAACTTGGAGGTAGAGACCAAGGCAAAACCCTGGCTGGAGTGGAAAGAGAGGGGATTGATATCCGAGCGCTTAATCAGGAGCAGAGCACCCGGTCTGGCTGAGGACTTTAAGAAGCTGACCGAGGAAAGGGCAACGGTGACGCACCTCCACGAGCTTATAATGCTCGGTGAACTCCTTTCAGAGGGGAATGCCTATCGGGCCATCGAAGAAGAGTACGGAAGCATCGAGAGGGAGAAACTGAAGAGGCTGGTCGAAATACTTGAAGAAGTGGGCGTTGTTGCCCTCAGTTCTTAGCCTCCCTAAGCTCCATCTCAATTTCGTTTATTTTTTCGAGGATGTTCTGCTTTATCCTCGCGAGAAGCTCATGGGGAGAGACGGCGGTGTAGGTGTACCCGAGCCATCCCTGCTGTATAAGCTCTCTCCGGAGCATTCCCTTCCTGTAGAGGCTCAAAACGTGCTCTCTAACTGAACGCTCGCTTATTCCAAGTTCGTTGACTATCTCGGTTACTCTCATCGGGCGCTTTTTCTCCAGGAGGAGCCTGTATATCCTGAGCTCGGTTTTCTTCACTCCCAGCGACTTAAGCAGTGCTTCGAGCCTCTCGTAGACGTCGCCCATCACACTTCACCCAACCTGATCTCTCACACCTATGAAGAGGTATCTTCATACCCCTTAATAAACCTTTACCTTTCTAACGTAAACGCCTTCGGGAAGGAATATCTCTACCTCAGAAACATCTTTTAGGAACGGAACTAACTTCAGACCTTCCCGTATGTCAAAACCCTCTATGTACGGGTTGATGGTCGGCAGGACGAGGAATTTTTCGGCTCTGACAAAGACTTTGACCTTTTTCGCAACTCCTCCGCTCTTGAATGTGTATGCGGGATGAGCGTGACCGAGGAAGACTTCCCGGAACTCTCCTTTCGGCAATTTTGTATGGCCGTGGAGGAAGAGTTTTTGGTCGAGAATAAATTTCTCAACAACGGAAACGTTTTCGAACTTTCTGGCTATCTCTTCGATTCTGCCGTCGTGGTTGCCCTTGGTGATTACGACTTCGGTGTCCTTTAGTGGGGAGAAGAACCTTAGGAGCATCTCTTTAAGTCTGAAGCTTAGGCCCAGGGGTTCTTTGAGGTCTCCCAGGATTATGAGGAGGTTAGGGTTACTCTCCAGTACGAACTGGGCCAGAACTTCCTCAAAATCAGTCCTGATGCGGAGTCCCCTCGAAAGCTCGAAGCCGATGTGGGGGTCGGCAAAAACGAGGGCCTTCCCGCGGGAGGTCTCAAGCTCAAGGGAAAGAAGTTGAAGTTCGGAAAAAAGAGACATAGAACCACCGGAGCGTCAGATAAGTCCGCGCTCCTTCCTGCGCTGCCTCTTGAGCCTCCTAATCCTCTTCTTGATCCACTTCCACCTCATCCTTCCCTTCTTCTTCCACTTCCTCGGGCGCCTCTTCATGATCGTCACCTCCTTTTCCTGAGCCGACCTCTGGTGGAGAGTTTTTAAGGTTTTCCTTTTTGGCCTGCGGGAGTTTGCATACCTAGAAGAGCTGTTAGGTGGTCTCTTTTGAGACATAGGTGCGTTTTAGTGGCCGTTTTCGTCGGGTATGCTGACAGCGTTTTTACAAGTGTTATTGATGTTTATGGAGTTTAAATTCCCTGAAAAGCTTGATGCGTTGTGAAAACTAACGCATTATCTTTGAAAATATCTAAAGGCTGAGAAAAAACAATTTTAATGCCTAAAAAGTCTGTAATATTTTAAAAGCCCGAACCCATCAGGTTTATCAACTTTGGGACGTTATAGTGAGTTAGGTGATACTATGAAGGTCGCCTACGTTCAGATGGAGCCGGTTTTTCTTGATCCCGAGGCCAACTACTCCAGGGCTGAGAAGCTGATACGGGAAGCCGCTGATCAGGGCGCCAAGCTCGTGGTTCTGCCAGAGCTGTTTGACACAGGCTACAACTTCAGGAGCAGGGAAGAAGTCGAAGAGGTAGCGGGCCAGATACCCGACGGCCCGACGACTGAGTTTCTGGTTGAACTCGCGAAAGAGCTTGAGGTGTTCATAGTTGCTGGAACGGCCGAGAAGGACGAGAAGGGCAACCTATACAACTCCGCCGTGCTTGTCGGCCCGGTTGGCTGGGGCTACATAGGGAAGTACCGGAAGATACATCTCTTCAACAGGGAGAAGCTCTTCTTCAGGCCCGGAAACCTCGGCTTCCACGTCTTCAACATCGGGATAGCGAAGGTCGGCGTGATGATATGCTTCGACTGGTTCTTCCCCGAGAGCGCGAGAACGCTCGCCCTCAAAGGTGCTGACGTCATAGCACACCCGAGCAACCTCGTGATGCCCTACGCCCCGAGGGCCATGCCGATAAGGGCCCTTGAGAACAGGGTCTACACGATAACGGCCAACAGGATTGGGGAGGAGTTTGGGCTGAGGTTCATAGGAAAGAGCACAATAGCCTCGCCGAGGGCGGAAGTCCTTGCAATGGGAAGTGAGGATAAAGAGGAAGTCGGGGTAGTAGAGATAGACCTATCGCTGGCGAGGGACAAGAGAATAAACGAAATGAACGACATCTTCAAGGACAGGAGACCGCAGTACTACACATTGTAATCCTCAAGAATTTTCCCCGCTATTTCCTTTCTCGGCTTTCTGAAGAGCAGGATGTCCCCAACTTTTTTCTCGTGTTCCTCCTGAGTGATCAATTCAGCTTCCTTGAAGAAAACACTGCCAATGGCAAGCTGAGTGGCCAAGTCCCAGTAATGAAAGTCAACGTCGCTTATCTTTTTGAATCCAGGAAGGATGTAGTAGCCCCTCTTAAAAGTCCCCCTCACGAAGTCGTAGCCCTCGTGCATCGAGGCTATGGTGTAGTTCTCCCTCCGCCCTTCGATGAGGAACTTTTTGTATCCAGCGCGGTAGAGAATCCAGTAGACCCTGTCCATGTCCTCTATGATGAAAACGCCCTCACCACTCAGGATGGACGCAACGTTTGCGAAGAGCCTCACGGCATCAAAGGGATCGAAGTGCGGCATCGTGTAGCCCCAGAGGACCGCAACGTCGTGCTCGCCCACGAGCTTCGCTACCTCTCTCGCATCACCCTGGACGAGATTGAGTTCGGGGTTTATATCAGCGATTTTGAGCCACTCCTTAGCGAGCTCAAGGTCGTCTTTCCTGGCGTCGAGGACCGTTAGGAGCTTTGCACCTGTTGCTTTTGCAAGGGCAACGCCTGCCACTCCAGTTCCAGCGCAGATGTCCAGGACTCTGCCTCCCTTTGGGAGTTTATCAGAGACTGACTCAAAAAACTCCCTTATTCTCTCAAACCTCTCCCGTGCCCTCTCGTCTGCCGGATTCATCCGCCAGTTTAGGTACCGATAGAGCTCCTCGAGGGACATGACATCACCACATAAGAGAGTGGGTGAAATAATTTAAGCCTGTCGAAAGGTTTAAATATGTTGTCAACTTACTAAGGTTGACAAGGTGGTGGTATGCAGGGTGACTGCTACCCTTACCCAACGGGAGGTGTACCGCTTCTCTTGAGCATGGCAGGTTTATGTGTTATGATTGGGAGTATTTTAGTTGGATCGAGCTATTTGATGCTGATTGGGCTGGTTCTTTTCCTTCTATCGCGGGGCAAGGGGATAGAACCCGAGAGAAAGCGGCTCCGCTACGTCTTCGGAAGTGTTGAGCTCAGTGATGTGGTTGAGGTTGCAAGGTTATCCGAGATGGAGCGCGGCCGGATTTTGACCATGGCAAAGGCCTTTGGAACGACGCCTGTAGCGCTAACGGCTTTTCTGATAGCTTTCGTGGCAAAAGGAGCACCTTATACCGAGCTTCTTGCTGTTTATGCTTACTGGCTCATCATTTACATTGAAATCTTCATCTTTCCACTCAAAGAGCTTAAAAAGAAGAAGTTATCGTTAACAATCTTGCCGATTCTCCTCTCACTTCCTCTGCTCGCCTTCGGCTCCTTGAAAACGCTCCCAATAACACTGCTCACGTGGCTCTTTGGAAGCTTTCTCCTGGACGAACTTCTTGGCAGGGATCTGGTAGTTGTGAGGACTGAGAAGGGAAGCTACCTCGTCTCCTGTGCCAATGGGGAGCTGATAGTAGGGTTGATCGGGTATGGTGGAATTATGTGAAGCTAAGGGGTGATCCGTGATGAAAGTGGGGGATGCAAAGCCCGCTAACTTCTCCGGAGGTCCCCTCCTTTTAGTAGGGTTCTCATTTCTCCTGATAATAGGCTTTCCAAGACTTGCTCCGGATTGGTGGTACTTCTCTATTGTGGGCTGGCTCGTCCTTGCGGCTTCATGGGGGACATCGGTTGATGTGGAAGGATGGACATTGAGGCTTAGGTACGCCTTTGGCAGATTAGCAATTAACGTTCCCCTCTCTGAAATAGAAGACGTTAAAGTAGTGAGCAGGCTTGAGAGGGCAGTCCTGATAAGGGAATTTCCGGGATTGTATATCTTAATCACCGCCAGTGTGCTGTTCGTCTTCCTTGACCTTTTGCTCCTTCCCAGCGGGCTTTTGGAGGGGTATTATCTTGGCGACATAGGGCTGATATTCTTCGGCCTCATTTACCTTGCGGTTATGTCCCTGCCGTTCAGTAGGACTAACATCGCCCTCCTCTTCGGGGTTCTCGATCTGCTCTTTGCGGCACTTCTTATGGAGCTGAAGATGGGTTATGTTGACCCCGTATCCGTTTTGGTCTTGGGTATATTCGGACTCCTTTTTGTTGCCGAGTATTACCGTAAGGACTACGTTGTGATAACGACCCAAAGGAAAAAGTACTCCCTAATGAGTGAGGAGCCTGAGGCGGTATTACGAGTCCTGCTCAGGGGGGTCGCCAATGTTCAAGCTCCCTGAGGGAATGGAGAGGGTCTGGCTAATGAGGGCCAGGGGCATGCGTGAGGTGGATATAGCAGAAACTCTAGGAATCTCAAGGCAGGCTGTAAATAAGGCCCTCAAGGATGCCAGGGTGAAGCTCTTCGAGGCATTCTTTTCCATAGCCGAGACGTTCTCGTGGGATGTCGTGAGAGTTAACGCGGAGAAGGGCTTCTCCGTCTTCATGGGAAAAGTC
This sequence is a window from Thermococcus kodakarensis KOD1. Protein-coding genes within it:
- a CDS encoding transcriptional regulator, whose translation is MGDVYERLEALLKSLGVKKTELRIYRLLLEKKRPMRVTEIVNELGISERSVREHVLSLYRKGMLRRELIQQGWLGYTYTAVSPHELLARIKQNILEKINEIEMELREAKN
- a CDS encoding helix-turn-helix transcriptional regulator is translated as MFKLPEGMERVWLMRARGMREVDIAETLGISRQAVNKALKDARVKLFEAFFSIAETFSWDVVRVNAEKGFSVFMGKVLGKRVRVYAFYLPGKGIKAFFGEDVPDYILQHAVEVGIIEKPEKEGLIKALES
- a CDS encoding class I SAM-dependent methyltransferase; this encodes MSLEELYRYLNWRMNPADERARERFERIREFFESVSDKLPKGGRVLDICAGTGVAGVALAKATGAKLLTVLDARKDDLELAKEWLKIADINPELNLVQGDAREVAKLVGEHDVAVLWGYTMPHFDPFDAVRLFANVASILSGEGVFIIEDMDRVYWILYRAGYKKFLIEGRRENYTIASMHEGYDFVRGTFKRGYYILPGFKKISDVDFHYWDLATQLAIGSVFFKEAELITQEEHEKKVGDILLFRKPRKEIAGKILEDYNV
- a CDS encoding metallophosphoesterase; the encoded protein is MSLFSELQLLSLELETSRGKALVFADPHIGFELSRGLRIRTDFEEVLAQFVLESNPNLLIILGDLKEPLGLSFRLKEMLLRFFSPLKDTEVVITKGNHDGRIEEIARKFENVSVVEKFILDQKLFLHGHTKLPKGEFREVFLGHAHPAYTFKSGGVAKKVKVFVRAEKFLVLPTINPYIEGFDIREGLKLVPFLKDVSEVEIFLPEGVYVRKVKVY
- a CDS encoding nitrilase; translated protein: MKVAYVQMEPVFLDPEANYSRAEKLIREAADQGAKLVVLPELFDTGYNFRSREEVEEVAGQIPDGPTTEFLVELAKELEVFIVAGTAEKDEKGNLYNSAVLVGPVGWGYIGKYRKIHLFNREKLFFRPGNLGFHVFNIGIAKVGVMICFDWFFPESARTLALKGADVIAHPSNLVMPYAPRAMPIRALENRVYTITANRIGEEFGLRFIGKSTIASPRAEVLAMGSEDKEEVGVVEIDLSLARDKRINEMNDIFKDRRPQYYTL